The segment GCAACTTGGCCAATGCCTCGCCCGTCCGCGAGGCGAACTCGACCTTGTTTGCGCCAACGGCAGACAAGGTAAACGCCATGGACTGGCGCATTTCCGGTACGGTATCGACGACCAGGAATAGCTTGGTCGAATAGTCGATTTCCTGTTCGTCTCGCGTGACCTGACGCTGGGTATTGCGCAAGGCGATATCGGTGAGCGCATTGACCGAACTACTCACAAGTCAGCCATATCATGTGGTTGCAGACGCTATGAGTGTAGTGCACGCCTTATGCGGGAGAAAGCTTGGCATACTCGAGAGCCAGCCACTTGATACCGTCGCTGCCGCCAAAATTCACCTGAACTCGAGCATCAGGCCCGCTGCCTTCGCAGTCGATAATCACCCCGACACCAAACTTCAGGTGCAGCACGCTCTGCCCAATCCTGAAACCATGGCCCGTCACGATCGGCTTGGGACGCTGCCCCGCCGCTTGTGCCAATGGAGGCCTTGACCTCGTTGTCGGTCGGTTGATCCAGGCCAGTAACTGCGGCGGGATCTCGGACAGAAACCGTGAGACGACGTTGTAGCGCGTTTGCCCATGCAACATGCGGCTCTGGGCCATCGTGAGGTAGAGCTTCTTGCGGGCCCGAGTGATGGCGACATACATCAATCGACGCTCCTCCTCCAATCCGGCCGGCTCCAATGCGGCATTTTCATGCGGGAATAAGCCCTCCTCCAGCCCGGAAATGAACACCGCGTCAAACTCCAGTCCCTTTGCGGCATGCACCGTCATCAACTGCAGGGCATCCGAGCCGGCCTCGGCCTGATGCTCCCCCGCCTCCAGGGAGGCGTGAGACAGGAAGGCAGTAAGGGACCGCTCATCCGACTCGCCGAGAAAGTTCATTGCCGCATTGACGAGCTCGTTGAGGTTATCGAGCCGATCCTGCCCGTCCTTTTCCTGCTGGTAATAGCCACGCAATCCGCTATTGTCGAGTACCAGCTCGATCACTTCCGGCAAGTTCAAGCCGTCAAGCTGGGCACGCATGCTCTCTATCGTGCCAACAAAGGATGCAACCGCGCCTCCGCTCCGCCCCGCACCCCCTCCCCCGCATGCCGCCTGCCATAGGCTGGCCCCGGACAGACGGGCATTGCTCTGGATGCTTTCAACCGTCCTGGCACCGATGCCGCGCGCAGGAAAATTCACGACGCGCAGAAAAGCGCCATCATCATCCGGGTTGCCAATCAAGCGCAAATACGCGAGGGCATGCTTGATTTCCTGGCGTTCGAAGAACCGTAGCCCACCATAAACCCGATAGGGAACACCGACAGAAAACAGTTGATGCTCGATAACGCGGGACTGGGCGTTGGATCGATAAAGAACGGCCATATCTGCCAATGGCACACCCTCTCTCTGCAGTTGCCTGACCTCCTCCACGATGAAGCCGGCCTCTTCGAGGTCGGTGCTTCCCTCATATACTTTGATGGGTTGCCCCGCGCCCGATGCAGTCCAGAGGTTCTTGCCAAGCCGAGAGCTATTCTGACGAATCAGCGCATTTGCCGCAT is part of the Chitinivorax sp. PXF-14 genome and harbors:
- a CDS encoding UvrD-helicase domain-containing protein; the encoded protein is MDSRSLLDGLNPEQLVAVTLPKQHALILAGAGSGKTRVLTTRIAWLMQTGQVGPQGILAVTFTNKTAKEMLTRIASMLPINTRGMWVGTFHGLCNRLLRAHHREAGLPEAFQILDSQDQLSLIKRVLKAHNIDDEKYPAKQLQYFINTNKDAGLRANGVNAFDDFSRKLVELYAAYDLQCQREGAVDFAELLLRCYELLSRNALLRQHYQERFQHILVDEFQDTNKLQYMWLKLLAGDSSAVFAVGDDDQSIYAFRGAQVGNMFDFERDFYVRNVIKLEQNYRSFGNILDAANALIRQNSSRLGKNLWTASGAGQPIKVYEGSTDLEEAGFIVEEVRQLQREGVPLADMAVLYRSNAQSRVIEHQLFSVGVPYRVYGGLRFFERQEIKHALAYLRLIGNPDDDGAFLRVVNFPARGIGARTVESIQSNARLSGASLWQAACGGGGAGRSGGAVASFVGTIESMRAQLDGLNLPEVIELVLDNSGLRGYYQQEKDGQDRLDNLNELVNAAMNFLGESDERSLTAFLSHASLEAGEHQAEAGSDALQLMTVHAAKGLEFDAVFISGLEEGLFPHENAALEPAGLEEERRLMYVAITRARKKLYLTMAQSRMLHGQTRYNVVSRFLSEIPPQLLAWINRPTTRSRPPLAQAAGQRPKPIVTGHGFRIGQSVLHLKFGVGVIIDCEGSGPDARVQVNFGGSDGIKWLALEYAKLSPA